A single window of Culicoides brevitarsis isolate CSIRO-B50_1 chromosome 3, AGI_CSIRO_Cbre_v1, whole genome shotgun sequence DNA harbors:
- the LOC134835791 gene encoding stalled ribosome sensor GCN1 has translation MANLAKMSEQEITQQLKELANNVVNGDVGERAALFQSITGIVEGEGVTSTVVRLICKIVATTLTKYKDPFSQGLIKGLILSMLKHHPDATVEHFNAVFKALVTKELPNAPPLKGAQAAVIALNWSVIIATNAKPGPELNKLKEFQLGLYQLAIACGNEKLWDMAYEILKVLFAKVQNSREQYFDKLLQAEPGLPGVTLYLMAYLRFAKEENDEPELLEKNKTKIVEHFIKSLVTVKTKPNAFHITACRVLLKSLTKEEFKTAVLPHLSRAMLRSPEIILQGVGAIVKELQLDISDCSMDLGKTLIQNLYSKNDAARAEAVESLRCVAEKCNDVAAIQALVNQAFAVLNGADGKITVAEYRINVLQGIGNLSQNNCPSDDIPKILPAISEHFVKALESEIQEKVLCHALEMFALWSVQFNDEIPPKIVAAFKKGLESKSPQTRISYLQWFLSCLQNGRLPSGVTFTSELAKLVEKAAQNTTQIPVVAEGLSAACINLITKDVSSDAARNSLNIVLDMNKQVFVNDKFLVAAHGITPYYVALMCEKLLLEHFDELKGSPEPLFKALIYCVNHVNAKVRELCVKLLKNIVQSKEGVKLANQLLSELTNFMQISKIHGEGTSSDEQSIPVQAFIDSILVMTDIPNVHPVDAQQITLNSLLCCHVAEVFSAQPKLWETITARLEQDPKQVLLLNKQKVNELVLEKYKPSVMFENTVATVVKICPSVLLPTIVSQILEDFGKPEMTEVTDDEYFTFLTPDGELYDKSVLPDSDANIKTDHLKRENKAYSYKEQLEELQLRREIEAKKKAEGKWKPPQLTPKQKEAIKNQTDKENAIKARLRALNEKIDTAVSQLRGASKGNGKQLSTYFATILPSVLRMFKSPLAAPALTKLYYDLHNSCFGEDWRALGGSIAIATIRQHNPKCDLKEEWNNLDLKEFISETLEDLYGETVEMLADEDNEKEQFECMLESTAFCYAFDFLKASLASKYLEDQEELLIKGIQVVSLHAQTRGNSESVEAGEDYRHPKYLPRLEMMKTLLELIIKHRGRVQSQAVSAFLEVAESSSGKEGCAKAEKQEIECLLQAMQNSLDVVRDVALRGLTAMIEVLPRIEDDYDFGLKLIRRVWVARFDVNEENIDLADSLWTNANFEVPIVLTDELLKDVIHPEPCIQKAGAAALVAVLKEDPSMVKGVLEQLLEIYNEKLTMIPAVLDQFDREIEPARDPWGPRRGVATAICQISQFFDLETVESVMQFMVATGLRDREELVQKEMLTAALAVVDCHGKDCIGHLLPVFEEFLDKTPNSSSYDNIRMSVVIIMGSLARHLDKDDAKIQPIVNKLLSALSTPSQQVQEAVAACLPYLIPSMKDQANAIVKKLLTQLVKSEKYGERRGAAYGLAGLVKGLGILSLKQLDIMKKLTNFITDKKSYKSREGALFAFEMLCSTLGRLFEPYIVHVLPHLLQCFGDSSQFVRQAADDTAKVVMGKLSAHGVKLVLPSLLKALDEDSWRTKTASAELLGAMAYCAPKQLSSCLPSIVPKLMEVLSDSHIKVQEAGADALKVIGSVIKNPEIQAIVPVLLRALEDPSNKTQKCLQSLLDLRFIHFVDAPSLALIMPVVERAFMDRSTETRKMAAQIIGNMYSLTDQKDLAPYLPNIIPGLKASLLDPVPEVRSVSARALGAMVKGMGESSFEDLLPWLMQTLTSESSSVDRSGAAQGLSEVVGGLGVEKLHKLMPEIIATAERTDIAPHVKDGYIMMFIYMPSAFPNDFTPYIGQIINPILKALADENEYVRDTALKAGQRIVNLYAESAITLLLPELERGLFDDNWRIRYSSVQLLGDLLYRISGVSGKMTTETASEDDNFGTEQSHKAIIRALGTERRNRVLAGLYMGRSDVSLMVRQAALHVWKVVVTNTPRTLREILPTLFGLLLGCLASKSYDKRQVAARTLGDLVRKLGERVLPEIIPILERGLNSDQPDQRQGVCIGLSEIMASTSRDMVLTFTDSLVPTVRKALSDPLPEVRQAAAKTFDSLHSTVGTRALDDILPSMLNSLSDPDPIVAECTLDGLRQVMAIKSRVVLPYLVPQLTAKPINTKALSILASVAGEALTKYLPKILPALLSALAGAQGTPEESQELDYCQAVILSVCDEVGVRIVVDTLLDSAKSTDLPTKKAASQLLCAFCTHSPGDYSQYVPQMLRGLLRLLADEDRDVLQRSWDALNSVTKTLDSAQQIAHVSDVRQAVKFAASDIKNGELPGFCLPKGITPLLPVFREAILNGLPEEKENAAQGLGEVIQLTSAASLQPSVVHITGPLIRILGDRFNAGVKAAVLETLAILLHKVGVMLKQFLPQLQTTFLKALHDPNRSVRMKAGHALAELVVIHPRPDPLFTEIHNGIKAVNTEDPTIKETMCQALRGLLTPSGDKLSEPLKRQIYQTLTTMLGIPEDVARSAASGCFGALLKWLNADQLDDALTNHILNEDSGDDWALRHGRSAALFVALKEAPGTVFVDKYQAKICKNIIGNITNERLQIANNAIRAGVYLFQYCLTEKHQLPPNLISPFVKSMNHQSHEVKQILAKSCIYLAKVVAPENMTPELLKALIPMLVNGTKEKNGYVKSNSEIALIEILGLRSGEDQFQKTLGLLEVGARDSLNEVATKVLRKTLLLPQPGKDEELDDTLLS, from the exons ATGgcaaatttggcaaaaatgtCGGAACAAGAG ATCACACAACAATTGAAGGAACTAGCCAACAATGTCGTGAACGGTGACGTGGGTGAACGAGCGGCACTTTTTCAGAGTATCACCGGAATTGTTGAAGGAGAAG GCGTGACGTCGACTGTCGTGCGTTTGATATGCAAAATAGTGGCAACCACCTTGACCAAGTACAAGGACCCCTTTTCGCAGGGTCTCATCAAGGGTTTGATCCTGTCGATGCTGAAACACCATCCGGATGCCACCGTGGAACACTTTAACGCCGTCTTCAAGGCTCTCGTGACGAAAGAATTGCCGAATGCGCCGCCGCTGAAGGGGGCCCAAGCTGCCGTTATCGCGCTCAACTGGTCCGTCATCATTGCGACAAACGCCAAGCCCGGCCCGGAGCTCAACAAACTCAAGGAATTCCAGTTGGGACTTTATCAGCTCGCCATTGCCTGCGGAAATGAGAAACTTTGGGACATGGCGtacgaaattttgaaagttttattcGCAAAAGTCCAAAATTCGCGGGAACAGTACTTTGACAAGTTGTTACAAGCGGAACCAGGTCTGCCGGGAGTCACTTTGTACCTCATGGCGTATTTGCGATTTGCAAAAGAGGAAAATGATGAACCGGAGCtgctggaaaaaaataaaactaaaattgtgGAACATTTTATCAAGAGTCTCGTGACGGTGAAGACCAAACCGAATGCGTTTCACATCACGGCATGTCGAGTTTTGCTGAAATCCTTGACGAAGGAGGAATTTAAGACGGCAGTGTTGCCGCATTTGTCGCGAGCGATGCTCAGAAGTCCCGAAATTATTTTGCAAGGCGTTGGAGCGATTGTGAAGGAGTTGCAGCTGGATATCAGTGATTGTAGCATGGATTTGGGAAAGACGTTGATTCAGAATTTGTATTCGAAAAATGATGCGGCGCGAGCGGAAGCCGTGGAATCGTTGAGATGCGTTGCGGAAAAGTGTAATGACGTGGCAGCGATTCAGGCGTTAGTTAATCAGGCGTTTGCGGTGCTGAATGGAGCTGATGGGAAAATTACAGTGGCGGAATATCGGATTAATGTGCTGCAG gGCATCGGCAACCTCAGTCAAAACAACTGCCCCTCCGACGACATTCCAAAGATCCTCCCAGCCATTTCAGAGCACTTTGTCAAAGCCCTCGAGAGTGAAATCCAGGAAAAAGTTCTTTGTCACGCCCTCGAAATGTTCGCTCTGTGGTCCGTGCAGTTCAACGACGAGATTCCCCCAAAAATTGTCGCCGCCTTCAAAAAGGGACTGGAATCCAAATCCCCTCAAACCCGCATCAGTTACTTGCAGTGGTTCCTTTCGTGCCTCCAAAACGGTCGTTTACCCTCTGGCGTGACTTTCACCTCGGAACTCGCAAAACTCGTAGAAAAAGCTGCTCAAAACACGACCCAAATCCCCGTTGTCGCCGAAGGATTGAGCGCCGCTTGCATAAATCTCATCACAAAAGACGTTTCATCGGATGCCGCACGCAATTCCTTGAACATTGTGCTCGACATGAACAAACAAGTATTCGTCaacgataaatttttggtGGCTGCACACGGAATTACGCCGTATTACGTCGCTCTGATGTGCGAAAAACTCCTGTTGGAACATTTCGATGAGCTCAAAGGCAGTCCCGAGCCACTTTTCAAGGCTTTGATTTACTGCGTCAACCACGTAAACGCCAAAGTTCGCGAATTATGCGTGAAATTGCTGAAAAATATCGTTCAAAGCAAGGAAGGAGTCAAATTAGCAAATCAATTATTGAGCGAATTGAcaaatttcatgcaaatttcaaagattCACGGTGAAGGAACGTCGTCAGATGAACAATCAATACCTGTACAAGCATTTATCGACTCGATTTTGGTCATGACCGACATTCCCAATGTCCATCCCGTGGATGCGCAACAAATAACGCTGAACTCGTTGCTTTGCTGTCACGTCGCCGAAGTGTTTAGTGCGCAACCAAAGCTATGGGAGACGATTACAGCTCGTCTGGAGCAAGATCCGAAGCAGGTTTTGTTGCTAAATAAGCAAAAAGTGAACGAATTGGTGCTGGAAAAGTACAAACCGAGTGTCATGTTCGAGAATACCGTCGCTACTGTGGTAAAAATTTGTCCCTCGGTGCTTCTCCCGACAATTGTCTCGCAAATTTTGGAAGATTTTGGCAAACCAGAGATGACCGAAGTCACAGATGATGaatatttcacatttctcACGCCCGACGGCGAGCTCTACGATAAAAGTGTCCTGCCTGATTCCGATGCAAACATCAAAACGGACCATCTAAAGCGTGAAAATAAGGCTTACAGTTACAAAGAACAGCTCGAGGAGCTCCAATTACGTCGCGAAATCGAAGCTAAGAAAAAAGCTGAAGGAAAATGGAAGCCGCCACAGTTGACGCCCAAGCAAAAAGAAGCCATCAAGAACCAAACGGACAAGGAAAATGCGATTAAAGCTCGTCTCCGTGCGTTAAACGAGAAAATTGACACCGCAGTGTCGCAATTACGTGGCGCCTCGAAGGGAAATGGCAAACAACTGTCGACATATTTCGCGACAATCCTTCCGTCGGTCCTGCGGATGTTCAAATCTCCCTTGGCAGCTCCTGCGTTGACCAAATTGTACTACGACTTGCACAATTCCTGCTTCGGCGAAGACTGGAGGGCACTTGGAGGGTCCATTGCGATTGCCACAATTCGTCAGCACAACCCAAAATGCGATCTGAAAGAGGAATGGAACAATTTGGACCTGAAAGAGTTCATTTCGGAGACTTTGGAAGATCTTTATGGTGAAACGGTGGAAATGTTGGCCGATGAGGACAATGAAAAAGAGCAATTTGAGTGCATGTTGGAAAGTACGGCCTTTTGTTATGCCTTTGATTTCCTCAAAGCGTCGCTAGCGTCGAAATATCTCGAGGATCAGGAAGAACTTTTGATCAAGGGCATTCAAGTTGTCTCGTTGCACGCGCAAACCAGGGGAAATTCAGAGTCGGTAGAGGCTGGGGAGGATTATCGGCATCCAAAATATTTGCCAAGACTGGAAATGATGAAGACATTGCTTGAGTTGATAATTAAACATCGAGGACGAGTACAGTCGCAAGCGGTTTCTGCCTTTTTGGAAGTTGCGGAAAGCTCGTCGGGCAAGGAGGGATGTGCAAAAGCTGAAAAACAGGAAATTGAGTGTTTGTTGCAG gcCATGCAAAACTCCTTGGATGTCGTTCGTGACGTTGCCCTACGTGGATTAACCGCCATGATCGAAGTCCTTCCACGCATCGAAGACGACTACGATTTCGGTCTCAAACTCATCCGCCGCGTTTGGGTCGCCCGTTTCGACGTCAACGAAGAAAACATCGACCTAGCAGATTCCTTATGGACAAACGCCAATTTCGAAGTTCCCATCGTCCTAACAGACGAACTCTTAAAAGACGTCATCCATCCGGAGCCTTGCATCCAAAAAGCTGGCGCCGCCGCTCTAGTTGCCGTCCTCAAAGAAGACCCATCGATGGTGAAAGGCGTTCTGGAGCAACTTTTGGAAATTTACAACGAAAAACTCACGATGATCCCCGCCGTGCTCGACCAATTCGATCGCGAAATCGAGCCAGCACGCGATCCCTGGGGTCCGAGACGCGGCGTGGCAACCGCCATTTGTcaaatttcgcaatttttcGACTTGGAAACCGTGGAAAGTGTCATGCAGTTTATGGTGGCGACTGGATTGCGGGATCGCGAGGAACTCGTGCAAAAGGAGATGTTGACAGCAGCATTGGCGGTGGTTGATTGTCACGGCAAGGACTGTATTGGGCATTTATTGCCtgtttttgaggaatttttggataaaacgCCAAATAGCAGTTCTTACGACAATATTCGGATGTCGGTTGTCATCATTATGGGATCTCTGGCTCGTCATTTGGACAAAGATGATGCAAAAATCCAACCAATTGTCAATAAATTGCTCTCGGCTCTTTCGACGCCGTCGCAACAAGTACAAGAAGCCGTTGCCGCATGTCTCCCGTACTTGATTCCATCGATGAAGGACCAAGCAAATGCGATTGTGAAGAAACTCCTGACGCAACTCGTCAAATCCGAGAAATATGGCGAGCGACGAGGCGCGGCATACGGTTTGGCGGGTCTCGTAAAGGGTTTGGGCATCCTTTCGTTGAAACAATTGGACATCATGAAGAAACTCACCAACTTCATAaccgacaaaaaaagttacaagtcTCGCGAAGGCGCTTTATTCGCCTTTGAGATGCTTTGTTCGACTCTGGGAAGACTTTTTGAGCCATATATCGTTCATGTGTTGCCTCACTTGCTCCAATGCTTCGGCGATTCATCTCAATTTGTCCGACAAGCTGCTGATGATACCGCAAAAGTCGTTATGGGCAAGTTATCTGCTCACGGAGTGAAACTAGTGCTGCCATCTTTGCTAAAAGCGCTCGACGAAGACTCGTGGCGCACGAAAACGGCATCGGCAGAACTCTTGGGAGCCATGGCTTATTGTGCCCCGAAGCAACTTTCGTCTTGTTTGCCCTCGATTGTGCCGAAATTGATGGAAGTGCTGTCAGATTCGCACATAAAAGTGCAGGAAGCGGGCGCGGATGCTCTCAAAGTCATCGGATCAGTCATTAAAAATCCGGAAATTCAAGCGATTGTGCCGGTTTTGCTGCGAGCCTTGGAAGATCCGTCGAACAAGACGCAAAAATGTCTGCAGAGCTTGCTGGATTTgagatttattcattttgtggATGCGCCAAG tttggcTCTGATTATGCCAGTAGTGGAAAGAGCTTTCATGGATCGTTCGacagaaacgagaaaaatggcTGCGCAAATTATTGGAAACATGTATTCGCTTACGGATCAGAAGGATTTGGCGCCATATTTGCCAAATATTATTCCGGGATTGAAAGCTTCTTTGTTGGATCCTGTGCCGGAAGTTAGAAGTGTGTCTGCGAGAGCTCTTGGAGCAatg GTCAAAGGAATGGGCGAATCCTCCTTCGAAGATTTACTGCCGTGGTTGATGCAAACTCTCACCTCCGAGTCCAGCAGTGTCGATCGTTCGGGCGCCGCGCAAGGTTTATCCGAAGTTGTTGGTGGCTTGGGCGTCGAAAAACTCCACAAACTCATGCCAGAAATTATCGCCACTGCGGAACGTACCGACATCGCGCCTCACGTGAAAGACGGCTACATCATGATGTTCATTTACATGCCAAGTGCTTTCCCGAACGACTTTACGCCGTACATCGGTCAAATTATTAATCCAATTTTGAAAGCACTTGCCGACGAGAACGAATACGTTCGAGATACCGCCTTGAAAGCCGGACAGCGAATCGTCAATTTGTACGCCGAGTCGGCAATTACTTTGCTTTTGCCGGAATTGGAACGCGGATTGTTCGATGACAACTGGCGCATTCGGTACAGCAGTGTTCAGCTCTTGGGCGACTTGTTGTACCGCATTTCGGGTGTCAGTGGCAAGATGACGACAGAAACTGCCTCGGAAGACGACAATTTCGGCACGGAACAATCGCACAAAGCGATCATCAGAGCTTTGGGCACGGAACGACGTAATCGGGTGCTCGCTGGTTTGTACATGGGTCGCAGTGATGTCTCGCTGATGGTTCGACAAGCCGCCTTGCATGTGTGGAAAGTCGTTGTTACCAATACCCCGAGAACGCTTAG agaaattttaccAACACTCTTCGGACTGCTGCTCGGATGTTTGGCAAGTAAGAGTTACGATAAGCGTCAAGTTGCTGCTAGAACCTTGGGAGATTTGGTACGGAAATTGGGAGAACGAGTTTTGCCCgaaattattccaattttGGAACGGGGACTCAATTCGGATCAGCCCGATCAACGTCAAGGTGTTTGCATTGGTTTGTCGGAAATTATGGCGTCGACTTCGAGAGATATGGTGCTCACGTTCACAGATAGTCTCGTGCCAACTGTGCGGAAAGCTCTCAGTGATCCATTGCCAGAG GTCCGTCAAGCTGCTGCCAAGACCTTCGACTCGTTACACTCAACCGTTGGAACGCGTGCATTAGACGACATCCTCCCCTCCATGTTGAACAGCTTATCAGATCCCGACCCAATTGTCGCTGAATGCACTTTGGACGGCTTACGTCAAGTCATGGCGATCAAATCTCGCGTCGTCTTGCCGTATCTCGTGCCGCAACTCACCGCCAAGCCCATCAACACAAAAGCTCTGTCAATTTTGGCCTCCGTCGCTGGCGAAGCTCTCACAAAATACCTCCCAAAAATATTGCCAGCACTACTTTCGGCTCTGGCAGGAGCCCAAGGCACTCCCGAAGAAAGTCAAGAGCTCGATTATTGCCAGGCGGTAATTTTATCGGTTTGTGACGAAGTTGGAGTTCGCATCGTGGTCGATACGTTACTCGATTCCGCCAAATCTACAGATTTACCGACGAAAAAGGCAGCTTCTCAGTTGTTATGCGCTTTTTGTACTCATTCTCCGGGCGATTATTCGCAATATGTGCCACAAATGCTTCGGGGACTGCTGCGTTTGCTCGCCGACGAGGATCGTGATGTGCTCCAACGTTCCTGGGACGCCCTGAATTCCGTCACAAAAACTTTGGACTCGGCGCAACAAATTGCTCACGTCTCTGACGTACGTCAAGCAGTGAAATTTGCCGCCAGCGACATCAAAAACGGCGAATTACCCGGTTTTTGCTTGCCAAAGGGCATCACACCGCTCCTGCCAGTGTTCCGCGAGGCAATTTTGAACGGTTTACCggaagaaaaggaaaatgcGGCACAAGGATTGGGCGAAGTGATTCAACTTACGTCGGCAGCAAGTCTCCAACCGTCAGTGGTGCACATCACGGGTCCCCTAATTCGTATTCTCGGCGATCGTTTCAATGCGGGCGTCAAAGCAGCCGTGCTGGAGACACTTGCCATCCTGTTGCACAAAGTCGGCGTCATGctgaaacaatttttgccGCAATTACAAACGACTTTCCTCAAAGCGTTACATGACCCGAACCGAAGTGTTCGCATGAAAGCCGGTCATGCGTTGGCAGAACTCGTCGTAATTCATCCGCGACCCGATCCGCTCTTCACCGAGATCCACAACGGCATCAAGGCGGTCAACACCGAAGATCCCACGATCAAGGAAACGATGTGTCAAGCCTTGCGTGGCCTCCTAACACCCTCCGGGGACAAACTTTCGGAGCCATTAAAGCGTCAAATTTACCAAACGCTCACCACGATGCTGGGAATTCCCGAGGATGTCGCTCGCAGTGCCGCCAGTGGGTGTTTTGGCGCCTTACTGAAGTGGTTGAACGCCGATCAGCTCGACGACGCACTCACAAATCACATTTTGAACGAAGACAGTGGCGATGATTGGGCTTTGCGACACGGCAGATCAGCAGCGCTCTTCGTTGCACTCAAAGAAGCACCCGGAACGGTCTTTGTGGACAAATATCAAGCGAAAATCTGCAAAAATATCATCGGAAATATCACGAATGAACGTTTACAGATCGCCAATAACGCAATTCGGGCGGGAGTTTACCTTTTCCAATATTGCTTGACGGAAAAACATCAATTGCCGCCAAATCTAATTTCACCTTTCGTCAAATCCATGAACCACCAAAGTCACGAAGTCAAACAAATTCTCGCGAAAAGTTGTATTTACCTTGCGAAAGTCGTGGCGCCGGAAAATATGACGCCGGAACTCTTAAAAGCGCTTATTCCGATGCTCGTGAATGGCACAAAGGAGAAAAATGGATACGTAAAGTCAAATTCCGAAATTGCCCTGATTGAAATTTTAGGGTTGCGAAGTGGGGAGGACCAATTCCAGAAGACTTTGGGACTGTTAGAGGTTGGCGCTCGTGATTCTCTGAACGAAGTGGCGACAAAAGTGTTGCGAAAGACGTTACTTTTGCCGCAACCGGGCAAAGACGAGGAACTGGATGACACGCTACTTTCATGa